DNA from Nymphaea colorata isolate Beijing-Zhang1983 chromosome 4, ASM883128v2, whole genome shotgun sequence:
AGCCTCCTGCACTTTCCCTTCTTGTCCGGCCGACTAGCCACGGACCCCGAGACCACCACCTACGTGGATTGCAATGACACAGGAGTTGAGTTCACCGTCTCCAAGGCGGCCGGACTGTGCATCTCTGACCTGGTTTCCGACGTCGTTCCGGAAACCATAAACTCATTTTTCCCTTTGGTTAGTGCCATCGGCTACGACGGCCATTATCGTCCCCTTCTTGCCGTCCAGGTATGGCCGTTCTCTTCGGCTTAATTTCACAAATGTAAGTACTTTAAGTTAATGTGGTGTGTAAATTCCTAGCTTTTCTATGTTCAAATTTTGGAGTAGGTGACAGAGGTGGTGGACGGAGTAGTGATAGGCTGCTCGATGAACCATGTGATCGGAGACGGCGGGTCCTTCTGGCACTTTGTCGAGTCATGGTCTGAGCTGAGCGCCGGCGCCAAGACCATAACCCGACCGCCGGTGACGGAGCGGCCACCGATCCATAAGGAAGTGGGTCGGATCCGGTTCACCGTCTCCGAAAAGAATATGGACCGAACCTTGCCACCACCATTCAAGGTCCGCATTTTCCGCTTCACTAGCAAAGGTGTAGCTCGTGTGAAGGCCAAGGCCAACCAGCAACTCAAGCACCCGAAATGCGGGGAAGTCTCATCTCTCCAGGCGATCACCGCCCTAATGTGGCGGTCCATGATGCGCGCCAAGAATCTACCGACGGAGCTGATCACCCTCTGCATAATGAACGTCGGTTGTCGCTGCAGACTGGAGCCGCCGTTGCCGGAGGAGTATTTCGGCAACTGCGTGCAGCCACTCATGGTGCACGCCAAGGTCGGTGAGCTCTTGGGTTACGACCTCGGCTGGGCGGGTCGAGCCCTGCATCGTGGCATTGCGGCCCAAATGGCCGATGCCGTCCGCAATCGTGTGAAAGGATGGGTGAAGATGCCATATATGGCAACAGCCGGCCGGTACCGAACATCATTGTGGTGGGAGGCTCCCCAAGGGAGGACATATATGGGATCGACTTCGGGTGGGGAACGGGTTTTGCTGTGCTCAGCGGACCGGAGAGCAAGTTTGATGGGGGAATTGCAGCTTTCCCTGAAAACTGTGGGAGTGGAAGCATCGATTTACAGGTTTGCTTGGCCCCTTGAGCGCCTTGGAGTCAGATGAGGAGCTCTTGGATGCACTCAACGCTGCCTAAgcctaacttttttttatccatctatctatctatcttaATGCTTGCATATCAACATATGTAACTGGCAACATTAATTACAGCACCTATGGGTCCGTTCAAGTTCATTTAATGAATCATCTTTGTTGCTAGTAACTCTCTTGATGCATGCTGGGTAGTACTTTAACTGTGGTTGTGTTACGGTACTTTTTGGTACGTAGTGACGATCCATTAAGTAGTGGGGAAACCCTCCATGAAACTTAGCTACGAAGGCCTGACTCTTGAGCCTTCTAATACCAGAGTTCCCCACACAAACGTACAACCAAAAGTGTCGGAGCCATAAATCACACAAACCAACTTGTTTTAAGCTGGTTATGTACGCTTGTTGCACTAAATTTTAGTGCGTCACGAAGAAAATACTTTtggttaatagaaaaagaaaacgttTTGTAAgctcaataatttttttttttttaaaaaagtgaaaagattaaaaaggacAAAATATTTCCATTTTCGTTTGGCGTATCATGCACCTAACGGCGCATCCAACTCACTCCACAACTTGTTGGCACGCGATCGTTCATCACCTGCATTCCTTTCCTCGTTGTTATGTTTCATTAATTAGTGGCAAGAGAAAAACTTACCACCACTGGGACAAGAGACAACTTTCGGACGATACCCACCACGGCCGCTGGCACACGTGCTATGtcaagccatatatatatatattctttgtCCATCAGGCCTTTGATGCAATGTATCAAATAATGTATATCATGAAAGGGGATAGTGATTGAGATTGTGATTAGGTGGTAGAGAGACAAAGTAAACATTGGTTGACTAAAGTGTTGATGTGGTCAGTAAGAAAGAACCAAGCGAAAACCATCCTAGGAGAGAACGGCTGGCCCAAAGGCAGCATGGTAATAGGAGGTAGAGAATGGGAGAGAGAGGGTAAGAAAAACAAGGAAGGGAGTTTGCTTGATATGTGAAACACTCCCTCATATACAACCACCTCCGCACTAGTTGACCGCATTTCTATTCTGATTTATATCAGAAAGTGGCTTCtcatccttctccttcctcttacAACTCAACTATTTCTTGTTGAAATCAATTAGGGCCAAAACTAACACTTATCTATAGTTAATATATAAGAgtaatgatgaaaagaaaatgaaaatttatgcaATCACGCCCTTCCTGACATGTAGATCAAGCTCCTGTGTTTATAGGCCTCTTTCTTTGAATTTAAATGGAGCATAAGATTAAATTTGATCcttaaataattttcaaaatcttagtAAAATGTTGGGGCTTGACTTAATCTCATGTTGTGGAAACAAGCACGTTGGCGTTGAAATATTCTTTGGTATACGTAATACATAAAGCCAATTGATTCCTTCTTATCAAGttctaaattcaaatttgaccaaatttAACCACGCGAGCATACAGATCACAGACTCACACACGCATATATTTTTCAGAGAAAAaccgtggagagagagagagagaacatttaTTCATTAATTTCTCCCTTCTGCAGACAATCCTGCTTTACATAAGTAGGTGTGTGACTAACTGATTTAATTTGGGGTCTTCACCTTAAAGAAGTTAGGCGCCTACTTACATCAATCGGAATGCATAGCAAGAACCAAATTAGAATAGGTAGGCTAGAAATTGGCAAGAAATAAACATGAATTAGAAACTGATGGTATGGAATTGAGGATGCAACTGGTGCAGATCTAGGACTGCCAAGTGCGATGGTGTGAGGATGGATCGAAATCAGACCGAACTGGAATAGCTACTTTAAGAAGACCGACATCTCATGTACCAAATCGCAACCTTACTAGGAATTCTTTTCCCTTCCATAGATTCGCTGAAAATGTTAAAGTTTTGgttcttttacaattttaattaattttatggaTGTGAATGTCATATTTCGAAGCACATAAGTGTTGCTAATTTAATTTAACGAGTTTATCTTGATCATATGTAATTTAACATTCAATTGAGTTGCCAAAATTTCAGAATCTGATTCATCGTCGCCTCAATAATTTAGTTATCTTTATAAGGGCATATTATCCAAATTCAGTAGTTCCAGAAATTAATTTGATTTATCGGTTCGGAAACAAGATCATATCACCATCTAGCTATACCATTCAAAAGAgcataaaaaatggttttaaaattttcgaTCTAACTGTAAATCAGGCCTAGCAAACAACCTGATTTAATTTGCCATACTTTCGAtcgttttcaaaatattaaatcTAGAAGTTAGAATCgctagaaaaataaagagattgGCAATGGGAGCTAACTTTTACCCATAATGCtttctaaaaaagaaatcacttttttcaatttttttaaggaaaGGCCTCGTTTTTTACAAAAACTAATTTTTCAATGACTTAAGAAAGAAACGATATTATGTAAAACGATAAAAAAAACGtaattgaaaaaatttcagCCAACATATTTTATTTCTAGGCGACGTTACAAATCACAATACGATCCTTTCTTGAGCCAGAGATGGGCCTGAAAATCAAAACGAATGTGCTTGGCCTGCATTAACTTTCGCTTCTTCAAATATGGTGGGACTCTCCTGGCAAGAGAGAACGGTTGACCATCAAAAAGTGTCATAATCAAACGGGTGGGCCTATTAGTTACAATCTCATGAACAAGCTTTAAATCTTTAATTAAACTTCCTAGAACGAGCCCCATTTCATGGACAACTGTGGTGGAAGGCATTTGTTACTGAGATTAATTTGCTGAAAATTCAGTAACCATTCTTTTGGTAAAATTTTGGGTATGTAAGACTAAAGGGCCATTTGGCAACAGCAATATTTTTTACTGCTCTATAAATCTGCTCCAAAGACTATATACAACTTTGTAACATAACAAACTGTTCCCGTTTGCTAGCCAGTGGGTATGTATAATTCACTGTGAATGCGCTTATATCAAGCAAAGATGTGGGATAAAATCCTGCATTGTACATAATTCGGGCCGTCAAGTTTCAggcttttatttcattgatatGTGACTATATTCGATTTGGGAAATTTCAAGCTAGGGACTCAgagatgttatatatatatatatacacacacatacatagcaagaacagaagaaaatggTGCCTTGATTAGAATGAGCGCTCACTTGATTCAGAAGTTAACTTTATTGGTTCCAAAACAAGGCAATCTTTGGTATATAGCTAAAACTTTGAGAAGAAAAGCTTTAAATAATGTTTCTAATACTCTCGATTTATCTTTCATCCAGACCTAGCGATCCTTACAACTTGCCAGCCATAATTTCGATGCTTTTCTAAAGAATGTAAGACTTGGAAGAGAGATCCCATTGTGCAATTTTTTTAGTAAAGGGCATGGttccataaaaaataaactttccCTAACTTAgcaattcaaaaacaaaaaacagtagCTAATGGGATAAAAGtgtaacttgaaaaaaaatcagttgaCAAGTTTTTGTTTATAGGATAGGATACCACCATATccaaatgaaaatggaaaagtagCCCGACATGACTGAAAACGAAGAAGACAACATATCAACGTATGCTGGGTGCTGCTCTTTGGCTCTTTAGGTGCCGCATTAGTGTGCATATGCTCGGGCATCTGCCGGCTCCGCGTCAGAAGACTAATTCAGCGCCCCGGCCCGGCCATGGCCCACGGCAATTATCAACCCACGGTCTCCTCTTTGCTCTGAAAGGTTCAACGGGCCCTTCATTATGATCTTTCGAAGAAATTTCTCCCACCAGGTTCCAAAGATCTGTACATTCTGACACGGAAACGGGCATAGAACTGCTCTGCCCGGCAGAGAATTGCCCAAGTCCGAAGGCAAAGTACTTCAGTTCAGTGTAACTGGTTCCCTCTGGCTTCTCTTGCGAAGGAGCACCTCATTTGCCAAGTTCAtgtgagtttttctttttcttttccctttcaattTTATTGTCGCTTTTCTGTTGGAAATAGTTCTTGCGAGTCTTAGACCATTTTTGTTTCAGTGATCTCTGTTTTCCTCCGATGATTTCTAAAAAGAGAGATCGATCTTGAAAATGTATGGGGGCCTGAGATTGCCATCTTCATCCCATATGGTTGTCGGCGGTAGTTGCCTCCTCATTTattgggatttaagtgttttttttactGTTCGGTGGGTTGCAGGTGATTCACAAGAAGACAGTTTAAGACCAGTGTTTATCGTCCAATGTTTTATTCGTAAGCTCATTATCTTTGTTCAGTCGTAGCGGAGTTTATTCTCCTTTGAGGATGATTGACGGCTTTTTGTGCTTCAGGGGGGCGTTTGACGAGCGCGGATGTTACTGTAGAGCGCAGATAAACATCCGAGTTTTATTGTATTATGTTCATGAGGGTTGAacataattttgaagaaatttcaatCTAAGCTGTGGTATTTATAATCATAGCTGGGACTTCTGATCTGCTTCTGTTTGTTTGAGCCAAGGCTGAAATATAGAATTAAGTTCGTCTTTCTGAGTCAATTGTGATGGTTGTCTGTGCAGCTCTCTCCAAAGGATCATCTACGTTTCCTGGCATCTTATGCCACAGTTTTGAAGAGGACTGAGGGTGAAAATCTGCTCTTGCAGAAACATACCGAAAACGATCTGCTTGAGCATCTAAATTtcagaatttaattttttgtggaAACTTTCATTATTTTCCCCACCTTAGACACCCTAAGAATATTGCCAAGAGAACTGCTTTAGCATTGTTTGTGATCTATATGCTTGATATGCCTTTTTGAAGCAACATCATAATATTTCGTCTCACCACATTCTGTTTTGAGCCATCCATCTATTGAATTAGCAACAATCTGAGCATAAACTAAATTGAGACATTCTGTTGTTATTGGGAACATGGCCCATTTCAGCGACTCTTGATCAGGTGGGTCATAATTTTTCGTCGAATTATAACATGGGCTTTAGAAGATAAGAGGCAACATTTGGTGCTCATATGGCCTGTTCTGGTGGGGGTTACAACGGTCAATATTTTTGTGTGTCGCCGGCGGGGACTTAAAAATTCTATACAGCCGGCAGGGCTGTAGCCAGGGAAGATGACGGAAATTGCTGCTGGCGCAGCTGCTGGCCTTTGCGCACAAGAGTGGTGGAATATAATCAAACGAGTATTTAGGCAACCTAGTGAGTTTAAAAAGCAGTACAAGGACCTTGAGAGGGTGTTGGAAGAGTTAAGACCAGTACTGGACAAACATTCGACCAATCCGGAGCTGGAGGCTCTGCGCTGCGAGATGAGAAATGGCAGAGAGCTCATAAGCAAGTGTGCCAAAGTTGGCTGTTGGAACATCCTCAAGCAAAACGACTACTCCAGCCGGCTACAACAGCAAGTAAAAGCGATTCAGAATTGCAGAGACACTGCGATTTTGAGTGGGGTTCTGGAACTAAATTCCAAGTTGCCGGGAGGAGGCGAGGTGGCTGGACTTAGGTCTGTTGCTGCTCTGCCTCCTCTCCTTGGTAAGGTCTTTGGCATTGAGAAGCCTCTGACTGAGCTGAAAGGGATGTTAAAGAGGAATCAAGTGGTCGGCGTCTATGGGATGGTAGGGTGCGGAAAGACCACCTTGGTGAACGTCCTCTGCAGGGACCCAGATATCGAAGGTGCCTCTCCCTTCTATTACTCAATCACGTTCCCTCTCTTTGTATGCTTCACAGCTTTGGCGTTCAGGGTGAATTCattgtttgaaaagaaaacctTGTTCCCTTACATTCTTCGTTAATCGTGATTGCAGTTATTCTGTAAATTAAAACGATGATTGTTAACCATCAACCATCCATGCATTTGTAGACTCTTTTGGACTATACAATACACCCAGCAGGCACAaagtttttttatgattaaaataacACATTTAAAACTTCacattaataaatatatatgtgtgtgtgtgcaaaattttaaaatctttctccTTCTATAGTTGAGCAGAACTCCCCATTTTCTTTATGTTGGCTTCTCCGCTGTCTCGGGCCTGTTCCGTGAGAACATCTTCTACTTCAAGGTTTCGAAATCACCGGATACGCTGCACATCCTGGAAGGAATATGGTCTCAGTTGCTGGTTGAAAAAGTGCCCAGGTTTAAAGACGTGGAAGACGCGGTGAGGCAGGTAGCGCATGGGCTGAGTAAGCAGCCGATCAAGTACTCAGGGGATGGTTTGATTTTCTTAGATGATGTTTGGTCTGAGAAGGATCTGAAGAATCTCTTGTTCAGAACAGAGCGTTTAAAAACCATCTTCACCTCTAGGGAGATTATAAAAATCAAACCACATGAGGGGGAAATTTATTCATTGCCAAatctagaagaagaggcagCAAAGGAGTTATTCTATCATGTAGCGGGGAACCCATCGCCGATTTACACCAGCGCAGCAGAGCAGGTGCTGTTCCTTTTTTCCTTATTACCTGCTGCTCTTTTAGTATTGTCAGGTACTGTTTTGTCTACCCGCATCCAAATTGTGAAGACGTTTTCGCCAGCTTATGTTGATGCAATTGAATTGATACTTAGAGATTGAGTTGGCATTTGCCTTGTCGTAAAAAATGGAATTTGAACCGAGTGGCAAAAAGTATTACtacatttattttgaaaaaaaatgaataagaaaaagtatAATGGCATTCAAAAACCAATTAAATATGAACGGTTCACGACATGAGGCGCCCCTGTATAGGCCGATGAGTCCAACCAAGTTGCTCCTGATTCACACACTACCGAGTATCACAGCCTCACTCTTCTCTTGGAAAAAAGAGCCATGTACCTTAGAAATGGTAGGTGCCATTGTCGCATTCCAATCAAATACTTTCTACTAAGGAAGCGAATGTGCTCAGACATACAAGCTACATATACTTGCTTCTTCTGATGGTCGTCCGTGTCTGTTCGAGCATGAGCTGACTATTTTTTTTGCAGATAATCAAAAGATGCGGTGGGCTGCCATTGGCATTAGAGCTTATAGGAGGAAGCCTTAATGACGAACCCATTGAAAGATGGCAAGCTATTAGAAAGGACCTGCTAAATGAAGGCGACATTTACAAAAGCGAGAAGGATCTACTCAGCTACTTCTCTAAAACAATAGACTCGCTGAGCCCACAACTCCAGGAGTGTTTTCTGGATTTGGGTTCCTTTCCTGAAGATAAAAGGCTAACTGCTCCTTCCATTATAGACATGTGGGTTGAACTCTACGGCCTAACAGAGGAAAATGCCTTTCTCGAACTTTCTGAACTCTCCAAGAAACATTTGCTTAATCTTACGTGGAGAACAAGGTTAGAGAGGCAGAAGCTATAGGAGGATTGACTTAGGCAGATTTCTAACAGAGGCTTCATCTACTGCAGAAGCCACACCATTGATGGTGGTAACTATCACGACATCATCGTAAGTCAGCATGACCTACTCAGACACTTGGCCCTCCATTATTGGACTATGAAAGGCCGtacagagagaaaaagagtggTCGTGAAAGGGAAGGAGGGTGGTGAATTAGGGACTCAGAATCATCAAGAAATTGAAGCACCAGATGCCGAGATTGTCTCCTTGCAAGGTGCTTCTGAacttcttttcatcattttctttcttcctttttcctgtgCCTCCTCTGAAGGAACAATTTGGCACGAATTTCTCGTAGGCTGCGAGGCTAATAATGGAAGATGGAGCAACAGAGAGTTTCGCAATGCTAAAGTATTGATGCTAAACTTCTCAGGGGAGACATATCAGTTACCTCCCTTTCTGGGAATCATGGAGAACCTAAAGGTTTTGATCATTACGAATCATAGCTTGAATCAAGCAAAACTCCAAATGGGGGGAAACTCTCTCAGCAACCTCAGAAGAATGAGGCTTGAGAGAATTTCGGTAGCTGGCCTTTTTGAGATTGAAAATTCATTGTTGCGCAGTCTACACAAACTATCTCTATTCTTCTGCGAGTTCAGCCAGTCCAGCAGTGATTCGGCCGCTCAGAATATCCCCGCCATCTTTCCTGGCCTCAAGGAGCTCGAAATCCACTACGCCGCTGACTTGCTGCACCTGCCCCCAGCCGTCTGCGAAGCGAGAAGTCTTCGAAAGTTGAGCGTAACGAAGTGCCCTGCCTTAAAGTCGCTGCCTCAAAGGATGAACCAACTGACCAACTTAGAGTTCCTGAACATCTATGCTTGTTCGAGCCTGGAAGGCCTACCAGACTCAATTTGTGAGCTCAAGCATCTCAGAGTTTTGGATTTATGTGACTGTTGTATGATCGAAAGACTCCCTGAGAATTTAGGCAGTCTGAGTTGTCTGGCCAGAATCGATATGAGGCGCTGTCTAAAGATAGACGAGCTACCGGAATCAGTGACGCAGATAGAAGATCTTGAGTCGGTCGTTTGTGACGAAGCCATTAGGCACCTCTGGGATCAGGTGATCGGGAGAGAAAAGGTCTACGTGCCTGAAGAGGAGACCAACTTGAATTTTCTTCGGTAATGAGTTGGAGATGGATCGATGTGCTTGAGCTCGTGAAATAAGTCCGTCGTTTCTTCCTTGTTAAATGTAACCAAATGATGCTGATTCTTTGTGAATGTGGTTAATTATTGTTAATTAAGAAAGACTGAAGGGTTTATTGTATGAATTATATTCGATACCTAAACGTCGAACAGCTACAAATATTAGCCGGTCAATACTCTTGTTGCTGATTCAGTAGTGAATGTGGATGATTAAGAATACTAAAGGATGTATTGTGAGGAAGATGCCATTATTCGAGAGTCAATTAACGTCGTAAGCTACAAACATTAGCCAGTCAtactctcttttcttttatatatatatatatatatatatatttattgaatGATGACTTACTTTTTAGAACCACCCCGAATTAAGGCTGTCTATAATGATATAATGAGTTCCCAACTTTTTTtctgtgttatatatatatatatatatatatatatatatatattgaatgatgaCTTACTTTTGAGAACCACCCAGCTATCAGAATTAAGGCTGTCTAGTACGagtttccaacttttttttctgtgtttttctctcaaccattcatctGTATTAGATGAACGACCTTAGTTAGGTGGCTGGATGTTCTTGAATAGTGTCACCATTcactcactcatatatatatatatttgtattttttctGACTCCCAACCATCGATTTGAATTTGATGAAAGGCCAAGATTTTCTAATGGATCTAGCACCCAACGATCCTGGTACTTGCCAATTGCTAGCAGACCTACCTAAACTCAGGTACATGATGCAGGCTTTGTGGTCATGAAAGATGTCGCGTTCAAAAAATAGAGCTGATGGACGCATCCTCAATGCATGTACAGAGGAAGGTGCCAGCAACCTTTTCCAAGCATCTTCTACTCACCTAATCTTCGCAAAAAATAACTAGTGATATTGATTGAGGCCTACCACCATGTTCACATAGCGAGTTGACCTAAGAAAATGCATTAAATTTAACTTAAAACAGCTGTTCAATTCAATTATCActcacgcacacacacgcacacacattcTGAATTTAAGAATAAGGCTTGTTAATTTGTTTTCCTCAGGTATTCAGCTGCTAATGagtataaaatattatttcacGTACATATATGTTTGTATAATTTTATACGTATATTATATTAACGAAAGTTTAGGAAtaacaattttagaaaataaaagctGCTCGGTTTTTGCTTGTGAGGATTGAAATTAGAGACAGACGTTCGCCCTGTTTATCAGCTCCGTTGAGTAGAAACTGAGGCGCATTGCTTTTACTTACTAAAGTCGCGGGGTGTTTACAGCTGTCTTGAGTTCCTTAATTGAGGAAACACAGGAAGTCCAATCAGTGAGAAAATTTGTCACTGATTGTCTGTTCGTGATCGGACAGGCAGATGTCCACCCTCTCGACCGGCAAAGATTTTCTTAAGTTCCTATTTTCTCTAGCTGCCTTATATTTTCCCTGGAGATCTGGCTTTTTTATGTGTTTAAAGTAGTATTAGTTAGCAGGTTTTTCCTGTAGATATTTTTCAGTTCGTAAGTTATAGTTTACTCTCCTTTTTCAGCAGCAATATGTCACAGCCAGAGTGAAAAAGCCAGAGTGAAAAGGCTGAAGGTTCCCTTCAATCACCCAAGGTTCAAAACTGCTTTGTGGTGCTTTATTCTAAAAATATTTGTTGTAATGACAGTAAACAATagagatcaagtttttttttttctatcctCGACAAGTGGTGATCACTTTGAATCACCAGATCTGCACGTTGATCATCAATTAGAACTACAATCActactttcattttcttcatgtcCTACTAATTATTCATGGAGAAACTGTGAGTTGATGACCTGCATCCTCAGGATAAACAACCTCACCACCTTGTAAGGAGGTCCGAAAGAACTTCCTTTATTGTTCTTCAGTTTTTCGGAGTCCTTAGTTGTGTTGCAATCCGAGTGGGTGGTGTGTTGCCTTTCAACGGGCACATCCCTACCTTTTGCAGCATAAAAACGAGTCtcattcacaaaaatcaaaacaaaaacgcACCACGTACACTACCCGGCCCTATTAGCGACGTTAGCACCAGTTTGAAGTacttgaaaaatctaaaaagaagaaatgtgGGGTCCTGTCAAGGAAAATGGCTGCACAGTGAATCCTGAAGATCTGCCTGATAACTGGGCATGAGCGACAGCTGCCCCTAGCCATTAGGGTTCATGTCTGGTACGTAGGGTTGGTCGGCTCTATCCGAGCCTAAAGTGTTTCCATCTCCAGCCGTTTTCTTCGCTACGCAGGAAGCCAAGCCAAACCTGTTCGAACGTGAAGATTGTGACGATCAAGAAATCAACCTCACCTTTATTCACACACGTAcattatgcacacacacatgccaATTATACTTATAAGTCTGAACCTTacacacttttatatatatatatatatatatatatatatatatatatatatatatatatatatatatatatatatatatatatatatacacacatataaatgtaaatataaGCGGCCTAAGTCcgtcattttcttgaaaaattccAAGCAAAAGAAGTCTTAATGCCAACGGTTTTGCCATGAAGGCGACTCCATGAAAACACACATACGTATATGCACATGTACAGCGGCGGCGGCACATGTGGATTGGTATTAACAACTGTACACTTCTATAATTaatacttatttatatataagttaaAATTCAAACTAATAATATCCTTAACcagaaatttatatatatatatatatgtatctctctctctcttaggtAGAGACAGAGATATGTGTGGTGTGCTTACATAtgatctctcactctctcccaCGAGTGTACCAAGTGAGCTTGGGATTAGGAATGCCATTAAGGAGGTTA
Protein-coding regions in this window:
- the LOC116253205 gene encoding uncharacterized acetyltransferase At3g50280-like, which produces MLSTHYMQICIVFPKPPMPLDDTIRRLQTSLSDSLLHFPFLSGRLATDPETTTYVDCNDTGVEFTVSKAAGLCISDLVSDVVPETINSFFPLVSAIGYDGHYRPLLAVQVTEVVDGVVIGCSMNHVIGDGGSFWHFVESWSELSAGAKTITRPPVTERPPIHKEVGRIRFTVSEKNMDRTLPPPFKVRIFRFTSKGVARVKAKANQQLKHPKCGEVSSLQAITALMWRSMMRAKNLPTELITLCIMNVGCRCRLEPPLPEEYFGNCVQPLMVHAKVGELLGYDLGWAGRALHRGIAAQMADAVRNRVKGWVKMPYMATAGRYRTSLWWEAPQGRTYMGSTSGGERVLLCSADRRASLMGELQLSLKTVGVEASIYRFAWPLERLGVR
- the LOC116253206 gene encoding putative disease resistance protein At5g47280 — its product is MTEIAAGAAAGLCAQEWWNIIKRVFRQPSEFKKQYKDLERVLEELRPVLDKHSTNPELEALRCEMRNGRELISKCAKVGCWNILKQNDYSSRLQQQVKAIQNCRDTAILSGVLELNSKLPGGGEVAGLRSVAALPPLLGKVFGIEKPLTELKGMLKRNQVVGVYGMVGCGKTTLVNVLCRDPDIEGASPFYYSITFPLFVCFTALAFRLSRTPHFLYVGFSAVSGLFRENIFYFKVSKSPDTLHILEGIWSQLLVEKVPRFKDVEDAVRQVAHGLSKQPIKYSGDGLIFLDDVWSEKDLKNLLFRTERLKTIFTSREIIKIKPHEGEIYSLPNLEEEAAKELFYHVAGNPSPIYTSAAEQIIKRCGGLPLALELIGGSLNDEPIERWQAIRKDLLNEGDIYKSEKDLLSYFSKTIDSLSPQLQECFLDLGSFPEDKRLTAPSIIDMWVELYGLTEENAFLELSELSKKHLLNLTWRTRSHTIDGGNYHDIIVSQHDLLRHLALHYWTMKGRTERKRVVVKGKEGGELGTQNHQEIEAPDAEIVSLQGCEANNGRWSNREFRNAKVLMLNFSGETYQLPPFLGIMENLKVLIITNHSLNQAKLQMGGNSLSNLRRMRLERISVAGLFEIENSLLRSLHKLSLFFCEFSQSSSDSAAQNIPAIFPGLKELEIHYAADLLHLPPAVCEARSLRKLSVTKCPALKSLPQRMNQLTNLEFLNIYACSSLEGLPDSICELKHLRVLDLCDCCMIERLPENLGSLSCLARIDMRRCLKIDELPESVTQIEDLESVVCDEAIRHLWDQVIGREKVYVPEEETNLNFLR